GCGGGCGAGCCCTTGAAAGGGCACGGCCGGAACCAACAGGACTCCAGCTCCCATGCGGCTGCCGGGTCGCCTTCGCCTACGGGGATGGAGCTTGTGCAGCCGTACTTTTTGTATGGCCAGGCCTCCTTGAGCTTGATGTGGCCGAACAGGGTATCCAGGTAGGAGCTCTGGACGTAGACGGCGGTGGTAGCCAAGTCTGCGCAAGGACGGCACTTACCGCCGTGGCATTCACTGCAGGACCTGCACGCGACATGCCGCAGAAGGGAGCACTGCAGTCCACGCCATACACAAagattaagaagaagaaaaagttagTAACCAGTCGATCTCGTGGGCTGTACGAAAAATACAGATTTCAGTTGGTTTGCTTGTTTACCTGGAAGATGGGAGCCTTGAGGAGGCCATGGCACATGTCGCAGTTTAGCACCCTCATCGAAACATCGAAGTCGAGCTTCACCACCTTTTCCTTCGCTAAAGATACCGCGCCTGCACTGCGGGCTTGTTTGAGTGGCCCTGGTCCTCCTTTTCGCTGATGATGTGGCTCCATCGCGTTGAACGCCGCCGCCGGCTCCGGCGCCTCTGCGGCAACTGGACTGGGCGCCGCCACCGACTTGCGGCAAGGACGGCCCTCCGACGTCGGAGTCTTTCCATGCGCTGTACTCTTCCACTTGCGACCCATCTCCGGTGGAATCTAGGATGAGATGGCATATTTTTTTGTGAGAGAGATGGTTAACCGATCCAAGAGAAACACTGGCTGAAATAAAGAACGCAATAGGAGTGGTTACACTCACACTCGAAGAAGAGCAGAAGAACACGGCTGGCTCCTCTCGGTCTCAACTTGTCCTTTTCACACTGGAGTAGCTGGTCACATTAGTTTAGTGAGAAAGAAAATGTATTAAGGATTTGAAGAAACTAAAGCGCGCTACTGTTGCGCACCAACCACACCGAATAAATTCTGCCTGACATGGAAATGTGCTTTGCACTCTATAGCTTATGATTCAGTTTTCCACCTTGAGAtatgaaatcaaaatttcattTCAGATTCTAAATTCACCAAGGATATCATGTGGTTATTATTATGTCTTTGCTGCAGTCTATGTTGAGGGTGATACTGAGACTAGAGTCTACAACGACACATCAATAATTAACTGAAAAACCATACCCGAGATGTGTGTGCAATATGATGGTATGTTAATTTGAGGTTTGTATATTTATTTTTCCTATGGCCATCTGTTTTGTTGTAGAAATATTCGTAAGCCAAATAAACTAATGCAGATGTATTAGCTGAGCACAAGCTACCTGAGTTATTTCTTGAAGAATTCCCTGCTAATTTTTGTTCTCTTGAAATACCGCACCAATCCCTACCAAATGCAGCTGAATTATAAAACTAGGCCTACTTACAGGAACTAGCTCTTGTGGCTTTTCTATAAAGGAGAGCCAACTGGGAGCTGCATGTGCAGTCAAGGACTCTAATGTAGTTCTTCAAGTAGCTTAATTTGGACACCTCACAGTATATTGTGTTAATAtttctgaattcatggcattctcaTTCTTTACAGAGTTTTCGGTTTTGTTCATTTTTACTTCATGTTTGGGAAATTTTATCTTTTCAAGCAAGATTCACTTGGTTCCATCTGGGGACAGTGATGCCACAAATCACTGGAAGAGTTAAGTAAGTGTTTTTTGTTTAAGGGAAGGTGTCACGGCATATAGTAAAGAAGTGCAGAACATCGGACAGGCAGCGTtgctattcttttcagtgtgctatGCTAGGCCCGTGATCAGACTTGTGTGCATAATAATAAGTAAATTAGCATGTAACACGTGTTTATGACATAAGATCGTCACAACAACCTTCATTTTGGCAGGGGATGGGCTATTTTAGTTGCGGCCTGAGGGACGATAAGAAAGAGGAGTTGGCCAACTTAAGTGTTAGTTTCAGGGCACATTTGCCAAAGCACTTTTTACTAGTTTCATCGATAATACCACGACTGGAGATCTGAAAACCCTTGTAGACGCAAGCGGTGTGATCTGTCTccgccttcctttttttttttgccTATGTGTGCTTTTCTGGTTGTTCAAATCGAGTTTGTATGGAGATCCAGAGCTGCAGGGAGGTATGCACTGGATTTTTATTTTGGATAATGCTTTCGGGTACTTTGTTGAACTGGAATTATCTAATATTCATGGCAGAGGAAATGTTGTGGCCGAATTAAGTGCAGGGAAGCAGCACCAAACCGGAACCTGATTCGTCTGTTAATGTTAAGAAGAAAACAGGCTCTGAAACGACACCAGAAGATGCAGGGAAATGGACATAGGCTTGGACAATCACACTAAAAAACTGGAGGGAAGGATACATGACAGAATGCAGCTATCGGAAACAGGGTTTAAGATGACAGAATATATTCAAGAAAAAGATAGATAATGCACTCACAAGATAAGCTTAAGCTGACTCACATGCCCTGCTCACGCTCATGCTCTGGAGCAAGCTTTGCATGAAGCAGGAGGCGGCCATGCCCGTGGCCGTGGAGGTTGAGCGGCGGAGGATCAATACCACGGAGCCGCGGAGGAGGAAgcgtccggcggcggcggcggcggcgtgaaaGCGGCGACCTGCGTTAGTGGAGGTAGGGATTGGGTCGATTTGGGGAACTTTCTGCCATCTCTGTTCTTTTTTTTAGGGGTATTTCGAGCTGGGTGAAGCTCCCTCCTCTCACTTGGGCGGGACGACAGGCAGTGTACATGGATCAAGTGAAAAGCCCATCATCTTCTTACTCTCTCATTGTTTTTTACCGTTGCGGAGTTTTTTCAAAACAAAAAGACGTTGTGGAGTACTTCTTTTTATCTGTAATTGCCTTAAAAAACTTCTTTTTATCTGTAATATAATTTTGTTAGGTTCAAACAAAAACTGTAATTTTGTCTCCTTCTCGAAAATACCTGCAAGTTTTTCTTCAAGGCCACAACTTTCAACTCTGAAGCGCACGGTAATAATCATTTTTTCGCATTATTTAAGTCAGGGCCGCTACATTTTGTTTAGCTAGCCCCATGATCACACATGCATACCTCATGTTAACCCTAAGCAATGAAGGTTGGCAGATTATTATTCTATAAAATGCCACTTCAACGAGACGCGGTAGCCGCAGGTGCTATGGTTTGAAAAGAAGTGACAATGACACCACAAATAGGTGGCGTCATCTTGGTTCACTTGTCCTTTGGATCTAGACCAGATATGGACTTTGTTCTAATGCACTGCTTAGTCCAACCAATCTTAAAAATCACCAAATAAAGTCATGGGCAAAGGAATTATATAATGTGCATGTGAAAATcgaattaccccccccccccccccccccccgttcctctctctctctctcggcccctTTTCATTAGAACGAGGCAACAAAACGTTCAACGACAGTCACAACGCTCGGGCTAAACCAAAGTAGCCGAGCCAACATGTTACTTGAAGCAACATCCAACATCATGAGCAAAAGGAAATCCAAACATGCGAATCAGCGTCAAAATTTCATTAGACTTTACAGTACATAAGAATCAGCATCAGCATCAATGTAATCCTCTATCCTAGAAAATAAAATCTTTAAACTAATTGTTTTGCAGGAATTCAGATGTGCAAGAACAGAACAGATCAGATGAGCTCGACGAGATTACGAGAATACCAACATACATGGGTCCCAAGCCCACTAACGTTCCAAGATCAGATTGTGAAAGATATATATCGACATACTGGACTCATAAGCAGATTAGAAAGCACCAGGAAAGATATACACTCATCGACGAACACTTCCAAAAATCGAGAACAGGTCGA
This genomic stretch from Hordeum vulgare subsp. vulgare chromosome 6H, MorexV3_pseudomolecules_assembly, whole genome shotgun sequence harbors:
- the LOC123403068 gene encoding putative E3 ubiquitin-protein ligase SINA-like 6; protein product: MGRKWKSTAHGKTPTSEGRPCRKSVAAPSPVAAEAPEPAAAFNAMEPHHQRKGGPGPLKQARSAGAVSLAKEKVVKLDFDVSMRVLNCDMCHGLLKAPIFQCSLLRHVACRSCSECHGGKCRPCADLATTAVYVQSSYLDTLFGHIKLKEAWPYKKYGCTSSIPVGEGDPAAAWELESCWFRPCPFKGSPADLVRHLTGRHALAAHKFTYGQDYIYDSDEMDSSLVYADEMGSWTGCEELLVGEDGGVFHLMADLTADFEQFPFPFVALLCVRNSAAAAAAAGPVYSYSVAAVDAPPAERRKLKPEIKEVVVGPDWKMKRDCFRLFPAMLREGKSVLVRICISKAESSSGSC